Genomic DNA from Amycolatopsis alba DSM 44262:
CGACCTGGCCAACGAAGGCGGCGGACCGGACAACATCACCTGCGTCGTCGCCGACGTGCTCGCCCCCTCGCCCGCATGAGCCCTACCAGCCGGAAAGCCAGGTCAGACCCGCCTTCGAAGGGGCGAACGGGCATCCGGTAAAGTTCCCCACGGAGGATTGGCCGAGCGGCCTAAGGCGCACGCTTGGAAAGCGTGTTGGGTTCACGCCCTCGCAGGTTCGAATCCTGTATCCTCCGCCCTCGGCAAGGCCCCGGACGTCTCGATGTCCGGGGCCTTGTTGATTACTTCGCAGGACCTTCACTTAACAGAGTCAGATGATCACGCTAAGTTTAAGTGTGGTCGTTCCAGCCCCCGACGTCCCAAGGAGTCCGCCAAAATGGCCGGAGTCGAAGAGATCCGCGCTGGTATCGCGCTCGCGAACGAGAAGGCATCCGCGAGTATCGCCGCACTTCAGCAGGCAGCGCAGTCTCTCGAAGAAGCCCAGCTTTCCCTTTCACAGGCCACCCAAGGCAGCACCCAGCACGAGGTGAGCCAGGCGCACGGGCTTCTCGCCGAAGCCCTGCAGGGCATCACCGGAATGCAGAGCACCATCCAGGCCGGCATCTCGTCGGCCGAGTCGTACTCGACCCGCCTCTGACGATGTACCTCGAAGAGCTGCACCAGCTGCTGACGGCCGTCCAAACCGGCCTCGCCGACGGCCGTGCCCATGCCGAGCGGGCCAGGAGCCTGCTGGAGGAGTCCCGGCGCGCCATCGTGGAGCCGCAGGCCCAAGCCGTCCCTTGGGTGCCTCCACAGCTGGCACAGGCCGACGAGGGAATGGAGAACCTCCTGACGCGCCTCTCCGCCGCTGACGACCTGGTCAGCGGTTACCAATCACGCCTCTGAGATCGGCGAGCCGGTATGGGCAGCAAAGCGAGTGAACAGCGCAATCGCGTCACCACGGCGCTGGATCGGGTCCGGCACCAGATCGGGCTCGTCCTCGGCGCCGCCGCCGGAACCCGCCAAGCGGCCGAGGCGGAACTGGCCAAACTGGAACTCGAACAGCACATAGTCCGGGTGGGGATGAACAACTCCACCTCGGAGCAGTACGCCGAATGGGCGCGGCATCCCGCCTCGACCGAGGTGTTCGGCCTGCTCTCCAGCGTGCGCGGCCAGTTCTACGCGGAGTGGGAAGCGGGCCCGAACGCGTTGCGGGAGCTCGTCGCGCACAACGCGCCGGGCCCCGCGAGCCAGCAGCCGGGCAACTGGCTCGGGCGGGTCGGCGGGAATCCCGGCATCACCGCGCCGGGGCTGTGGCGGGTCGGGTCGGCGACCGTGCCGGGCACGGACGTCCCGCGCACGTTCGACGTCGCGATGCCCCTGCTCGACGAGTCCCATCTGTTCATCACGTCGGCGCCGAAGACCAGAACCGCGGTGGACGGCATCGTGCAGAACCTGCTGATGCGGGTCCTGAGCACGTTCGAACCCGGCGCGGTGCGCATCCACCTGTGGGACGTCGGGCAGCTGACCGCGATCCTGCCCGACCTCTACCCGCTGAGCCGCACGAGCGCGCTCACCCTGTACGACCCAGGGCGGCTCGAAGACCTCCTCGACGAACTGGCCGGGCACATCCGCCGCATCCACGCGACCGGGATGCAGGCGGGGCACACGTCGCTGCGGGAGATCCGGCGGGCGAGCGGCCAGCGCGTCGAGCCCTTCCGCGTCGCGGTGCTCTACGGCAACGGGGAGACCCTCGAACCGGAGCGCGCCCGCGAACTGAAACGCGTCGCCACCGGGGCGCTGGCCGCCGGGATCTGCCTGATCCTGATCGACGTGCCGACCATGCTGTCGACGTCGGTGGAAACCTTGAGCCTGCTCGACGACCGCCGCGCGATCAGCAGCATGACCGGCCCCGACCTCACCGTCGACCTCGATCCGCCGATGCCGTCCGGGCAGGTCATCCGGGCCGCCGGGCGGATCGCCGAGGCCCTGATCGCCAAACAGGGCGGGCCCCGCGCGTTCGCCGACCTCCTGCCCACCGAACTGGGCAAGGAGAGTTCGGCGCGGGAACTGCGGGCGCCGGTCGGGTTCTTCGAGGGCGAGGCGGTGGAGGTCGTCATCGGCGACGCCAGCCCGCACGTGCTCATCGGCGGGCCGAGCGGTTCGGGGAAGACGAACTTCCTGTATTCGCTGCTCGGCAGCTTCGCCGCGCGGTACTCGCCGGACGAGCTCGCGCTGTACCTGCTGGACTTCAAGGAGGGCGTGTCGTTCGCCGGGCTCGCGCCGGGGCGGCGGGACGCCAGCTGGCTGCCGCACGCCAAGCTCATCGGGGTCAACGTCAACACCGACCGCGAGTTCGGCCTGGCGCTGCTGCGCTACCTCGCCGACGAGCTGCGCCGCCGGTCGGCCGCGGCGAAACTGCACGAGGTCACCAACCTCGCGGACCTGCGCGAACAGGACCCCGGCGGGCACTGGCCGCGGATCGTCGCGGTGATCGACGAATTCCAGTACCTGTTCGCCGGCCGCGACGGCGTCACGGCGACGGCGACCCAGCTGCTGGAGGACATCGCGCGGCGAGGCCGGTCGCAGGGCATCCATCTGGTGCTGGCGAGCCAGGACGTCGCCGGGATCGAGGCGTTCTGGGGCAAACCCGCCGTATTCGAGCAGTGCACACTGCGGATCGCGATGCCGAAGGCGCGGCGCGTGCTGTCCGAGACCAACAACGCGGCCGTTTCGGCGCCGAAGTGGCACGCGGTGATCAACCACGATTCCGGGGTGGCGCACGGGAACCAGCTGGCCCACGTACCGGACGCGAGCAGCAAGGACGTCTTCAACAAGCTGCAGCACCGGCTCTGGGAGCGGTACTCGGAGTCGTTCAAACGGCCCCGGCTGTTCGACGGCGCGCATTTCCCGGTGCTGGAACAGTTCCCCGCCTTCACCGACCTGAAGCTGACGAGCAAGCCGCGCGCGCTGCTCGGCCAGTCCATCGACGTCGACGAGGCCGCCTGCGGGGTCGACCTGCCGAAGGCGCCGGGACGGAACATCGCCGTCCTCGGCGCGGCCACCGCGGAGGCACTGTCCATCATGGACTCCGCCGCGCGATCCCTGGCGAAACAGCACGCTGAGGGGTCGGTGGATTTCGTGCTGTCGTGCCCCATCGACGCGTCGGTCCCGGCGGTGCAAGAACTGGCCGAGCGACTGGAGGCGGAAGGACACCGCGCGGAACTGGTCGACGATCTGCCCGGCCGGGTAATCGATATCGCGGAGAACCTGTCCTCTTTGGACAGGGCGCAGGTGCTGCTGCTGTACGGCGTCGACGCGTCGATCCCCGCCTTGGAGGCCAAGGCGCCAGGACAGCTCAAGAGCGGCCTGGACCAGCTGCGGGTGCTGCTGAAGCAGGGGCCGACGCACGGCGTCCACACCATCGGCTGGTGGCGCAGCATCGCGCGGCTGAAGGACACGCTCGGTTTCGCGGGCACGGACGACATCGGCACCTGGGCGGCTTTGGACGTCCAGGGCAACGAGCTGTCACCGTTCGCCGCCGGACAGGTCGTGCACTGGTCGCCGCGGCCGGGGCGGGCCCTGTTCTTCGACCGCACCACCCACGGCGCCCCTGAGGTGATCATCCCGTTCCAGCGTCCGGAAGGGCTTCTCGATGGATGACGGCACCACCGCGGCCATGCGGTACAAGGAGATCGTCGGCCTCGCCCGCGCCTCGGCGGAGAACCTCCGGAGCTGGGAGATCGCCCGCGCGGACGACCTGGAGGCCCGGCTCGCCGAGGCACACCAGGCCGTCGCGGACGCCGCCGAACGCGAGCAGCGCGCCGCCGAGCGGGCTTCCCGGTGGTGGAAGATGGCGCAGCACAACGTCGAAGGCCTGACCTGGCTGCCGGATGGCGAAGACCCGCAGCCGGTGCCGACCGCGCGAGCCGCGTACCTGGAGAAGTACCTGGAAGAGGTCAAACCGGGCTACCAGGAACTCGTGAAAGCCGTCCTTTCCCTGGGGTGGCGCGCGAAACGCTCCTAGTTCGCTCCGGGCGAAGGGCTTCCAGGACCGGACGCGGGCACGATGGTGGTCATGACCACCAGACCGTTCCGCTTCGGCGTCGTCGCCGCGGTGAACCCGGAACTCGGGTCGTTCACCGACCTCGCGCGCCGGGCGGAGTCCTTCGGCTACCACACGATGCTGGTCCCGGACCCGATCGGCGGACTCGACCCGCTCGCCGTGCTTCCGGCCGGTTTCGCGGCGACCTCGGAACTGCGCTTCGGCACGTTCGTGCTGGCCGACGCCTTCCGTGACCGATACCAGCTGGACTGGCAGCCTGCACACCCTGTCCGGCGGCCGGTTCGAACTCGGCATCGGCACCGGGCGGCCGGGAGCGGAGACCGTCGCCGCCGGACTGAAACGCCCGTTCGGTACCGGCTCCCAGCGGCTCGCCGAACTCGCCGCGACGGTGGACCAGCTGACCGTCGCACGGGACCGGCCGCCCCTGCTGATCAGCGGAGCGGGCCCCAAGGTGCTGGATCTCGCGGCCAGGAAGGCCGACATCATCTCGCCCGCCCTGCCGCCGCTGAGCGACGCCGCCGTCGCCAGTCCATTGTGGACCTCGTGCGCAGCTCGGCGGGAGACCGCTTCGGCGACATCGAGCTGGGTTTGAATCTGCTGGCGATCGGCGCCGAGCCCACCCCGTGGATGCGGCAGGCGCTCGGCGTCGACGCACCCGACCTCGCCGCCGCCGGCGCGGTCACCGTACTGCCCGGCGATCCCGCCGAAGCGGCCGACGTGCTGCGTTCCCGGCGGGAGACGCTGAGCCTCTCGTACGTGAAGATCAACGCTCGGCCCTCGACGCCTTCGCTCCGGCGGTCGCCGAACTCCGCGGCACCTGAAAGTACGCCTGAAGTCCGTGAAGGCCTCCTTGAGGGACCAGTATTTGCTTACCCATTGGTGCGGTTGGCGGTCGGGTGTGGAGGATTTGGGACGTTCAACGTCCTGAATCTTCCACGCTCGGTCTCGTTGATGAGGGATTTGGGATAGTGAGCGTCTCAATCCTTCACAGGCGGGCTCTGGTCGACGGGGGAGGATTCCGGCCGTTGAACGTCCGGAATCCTCCCCCGTCGGGTTGTCTGCCACAGGCATGGCAGGCACGACCTTGATCAACGGAGGATCGGGGACGTTGAGTGTCCCGAATCCTCCGTTGATCAAGGTCGGTGACCGGAATACACCCGCGCAACCATCACCCTCGCGCAGGTCAGGCACAGGTGAACGAATACCGGGCCTCCTTGAGGGACTCTGAGTCTCTCAAGGAGGCCTTCACGGACTACGCAAACAGATGACTGAACGCGGGTGGGTCAGGGCTTAGGCAGGTAAGGGCCGAGCACCTTCTCCAGGTAGTCCGCCAGGTCGTAGAACGCGTCCTGGACGGGGTTGCCCGCGCTCGGCCGGAACCGCAGCACCTGCGGGTCGTGGTCGCTCGCCTGCTTCGCGAATTCCGCGTTCAGGTGGACGACGTCGTAGTCGGCCCCGCGCGGCGCCTTCGACGCCAGGATGTGGTCCAGCACCTGCGACTGGCCCTCGAAGACGTAGCTGTACCGCTCGCTTTCCGGCAGCGACGCGATGAGGTCCTTCAGCGCACCGCCGGCGGTCAGCGTCTTCACGGCGGGCGAGAACGGGTAGTCGTTCAGGTCACCGGCCACGACGACGTTCGCGTTCTTGTCCGACGCGAGCAGCTTGTCGACAAAGCCCCGCAGGACGGTCGCCTGCTTGGCCCGCTGCACCTCGGAACTCCGGACCGGCGGCTGGTTGCGGCCGTGGGTCGGCTGGTCGCCGCCCTTGGAGTTGAAGTGGTTCGCGATGACGAACACCGTGCGACCCTGGAAGACGAACTCGCCGACGAGCGGCTTGCGGCTGGCCTCCCACGCCTCGTTCAGCGGGTCGACCCGGCCGGGTGAGACGGTCAGGTGGGTCTTGCCGCGCTCCTTGACCACGTCGACTGGGGTGGTCGCGTCGCCGCCCTTGCGGTCCACAAAGGACACCCGTGCCGGGTTGAACAGGAAGCCGACGCGGATGTTGCCGCCCGGCTGGCCGCCGTCCTTGCCGTTCTCCGGGTCGATCTGACGCCACTCGTAGCGCGGGCCACCGGCGGCGACGATCGCGTCGACGAACTTCTTCAGGGTCTGGTCCGCGACGACGGTGCCGTCGTTCGCAGGCCCGTTGTTGTCCTGGATCTCTTCCAGGTTCAGGATGTCCGGCTTCGCCAGGTTGGTGGCGATGGCCTTCGCCAGCTCGCCGAACTTCTCGTCACTGTCCAAAGCAGACAGGTTCTCGACGTTGTAGGTGGCCACGGAAAGCTCA
This window encodes:
- a CDS encoding FtsK/SpoIIIE domain-containing protein produces the protein MGSKASEQRNRVTTALDRVRHQIGLVLGAAAGTRQAAEAELAKLELEQHIVRVGMNNSTSEQYAEWARHPASTEVFGLLSSVRGQFYAEWEAGPNALRELVAHNAPGPASQQPGNWLGRVGGNPGITAPGLWRVGSATVPGTDVPRTFDVAMPLLDESHLFITSAPKTRTAVDGIVQNLLMRVLSTFEPGAVRIHLWDVGQLTAILPDLYPLSRTSALTLYDPGRLEDLLDELAGHIRRIHATGMQAGHTSLREIRRASGQRVEPFRVAVLYGNGETLEPERARELKRVATGALAAGICLILIDVPTMLSTSVETLSLLDDRRAISSMTGPDLTVDLDPPMPSGQVIRAAGRIAEALIAKQGGPRAFADLLPTELGKESSARELRAPVGFFEGEAVEVVIGDASPHVLIGGPSGSGKTNFLYSLLGSFAARYSPDELALYLLDFKEGVSFAGLAPGRRDASWLPHAKLIGVNVNTDREFGLALLRYLADELRRRSAAAKLHEVTNLADLREQDPGGHWPRIVAVIDEFQYLFAGRDGVTATATQLLEDIARRGRSQGIHLVLASQDVAGIEAFWGKPAVFEQCTLRIAMPKARRVLSETNNAAVSAPKWHAVINHDSGVAHGNQLAHVPDASSKDVFNKLQHRLWERYSESFKRPRLFDGAHFPVLEQFPAFTDLKLTSKPRALLGQSIDVDEAACGVDLPKAPGRNIAVLGAATAEALSIMDSAARSLAKQHAEGSVDFVLSCPIDASVPAVQELAERLEAEGHRAELVDDLPGRVIDIAENLSSLDRAQVLLLYGVDASIPALEAKAPGQLKSGLDQLRVLLKQGPTHGVHTIGWWRSIARLKDTLGFAGTDDIGTWAALDVQGNELSPFAAGQVVHWSPRPGRALFFDRTTHGAPEVIIPFQRPEGLLDG
- a CDS encoding LLM class flavin-dependent oxidoreductase — translated: MTDTSWTGSLHTLSGGRFELGIGTGRPGAETVAAGLKRPFGTGSQRLAELAATVDQLTVARDRPPLLISGAGPKVLDLAARKADIISPALPPLSDAAVASPLWTSCAARRETASATSSWV